A genomic segment from Rhodothermales bacterium encodes:
- a CDS encoding alpha/beta fold hydrolase, whose protein sequence is MKTQATTIIAPGAAVYQPPRWLRNGHLQTVYPSLMRRLSGVHYRRERVETPDGDFLDLDWLGPGGTGRAIVLSHGLEGSSGSGYIKGMARAFVRHGWDAVAWNFRGCSGEVNRRPRSYHAGATEDLDAVVHHLLGLGYAEIALVGFSLGGNLTLKYLGERGDDAVPAIVGGAVFSVPCDLEACADTLTRPANAFYQYRFMIQLRDKIRRLADQFPGAVELEGLEAMRTFREFDNRYTARMHGFIDAAHYWSTCSSRHFLAGIRRPTLLVNALDDPFLSRACYPAREAAANPMVVFEAPRHGGHVGFVRLAGDELYWSELRALTFLGSIAGKNGAG, encoded by the coding sequence ATGAAAACGCAGGCTACGACGATCATCGCCCCGGGCGCCGCGGTGTACCAGCCGCCGCGCTGGCTGCGCAACGGGCATCTGCAAACTGTTTATCCTTCCCTCATGCGCCGGCTGTCGGGTGTCCACTATCGCCGCGAGCGCGTCGAGACGCCGGATGGCGATTTCCTGGATCTCGACTGGCTCGGCCCCGGCGGGACCGGGCGCGCGATCGTGCTCAGCCACGGCCTGGAGGGCAGCTCCGGCAGCGGCTACATCAAGGGCATGGCCCGCGCCTTCGTGCGCCACGGCTGGGACGCCGTCGCCTGGAATTTCCGGGGATGCAGCGGCGAGGTGAATCGCCGGCCGCGCTCGTACCACGCCGGCGCCACGGAAGACCTCGACGCCGTGGTCCACCATCTGCTCGGCCTGGGTTATGCCGAGATCGCGCTGGTCGGCTTCAGCCTGGGCGGCAACCTGACGCTCAAATACCTCGGCGAGCGCGGGGACGACGCGGTGCCGGCCATCGTCGGGGGCGCCGTTTTTTCGGTGCCGTGCGACCTGGAAGCGTGCGCAGATACCCTCACGCGGCCGGCCAACGCCTTTTATCAGTACCGGTTCATGATCCAGCTGCGCGACAAGATCCGCCGTCTCGCCGACCAGTTCCCCGGGGCGGTCGAACTCGAAGGGCTGGAGGCAATGCGCACGTTTCGGGAGTTCGACAACCGCTACACGGCGCGCATGCACGGGTTTATCGATGCGGCTCACTACTGGTCGACCTGCAGCAGCCGCCATTTCCTCGCCGGCATTCGCCGGCCGACCCTCCTCGTGAACGCCCTCGACGACCCCTTCTTGTCCCGCGCCTGCTACCCCGCCCGCGAGGCCGCCGCCAACCCGATGGTCGTTTTCGAGGCCCCCCGTCACGGTGGGCACGTCGGTTTTGTGCGTCTCGCCGGCGACGAGCTGTACTGGTCGGAGCTTCGCGCGCTCACTTTTTTGGGCTCGATCGCGGGAAAAAACGGCGCCGGCTAA
- a CDS encoding Gfo/Idh/MocA family oxidoreductase gives MKERIGIGVVGLNFGAKVIEDELIRGGGNRWFELRAVCDTDAARARSVAERYGVNAYFSLDALLEDPSIGVVGLFTGPAGRAGLLRRIVLSGRDVMTTKPFERDPDAAAGVLREAERLGRTIHLNSPGPFFEPDIRHIRELEAAHDLGRAVGLRWETWCTYREQADGSWYDDPTQCPAAPLFRLGIYGLNDFMQLMAGRAEPESVQVATARVFTGRPTPDNAMMMIRFTDGTLGSLFASFCIDDGMAYPDMLSIGFERGTIVRKDLPYRPGSPEQRSVQLFTGPRSQPTIHPPAVFSKPLGAAYQWDALYAAHRGESPPAETRPETIVNAVRVIQAVARAERSGKTEAV, from the coding sequence ATGAAAGAACGTATCGGTATCGGCGTTGTCGGTCTCAATTTTGGGGCCAAGGTCATCGAAGACGAACTCATCCGGGGAGGCGGCAACCGCTGGTTCGAACTGCGGGCGGTCTGCGACACGGACGCGGCGCGCGCCCGGTCCGTCGCCGAGCGATACGGCGTGAACGCCTATTTTTCGCTGGATGCCCTGCTGGAGGATCCCTCGATCGGCGTCGTCGGGCTGTTCACCGGCCCCGCCGGCCGCGCCGGGCTGCTGCGCCGCATCGTACTGAGCGGGCGCGACGTGATGACGACGAAGCCGTTCGAACGCGACCCGGATGCGGCCGCCGGCGTGCTCCGCGAGGCCGAGCGGCTGGGCCGCACGATCCATCTCAACTCGCCGGGTCCTTTCTTCGAACCCGACATCCGCCATATCCGGGAGCTGGAGGCGGCGCACGACCTCGGCCGCGCCGTCGGGCTGCGCTGGGAGACCTGGTGCACGTATCGGGAGCAGGCCGACGGTTCCTGGTACGACGACCCCACGCAGTGTCCGGCCGCCCCGTTGTTTCGCCTCGGCATCTACGGCCTGAACGATTTTATGCAACTGATGGCCGGCCGCGCCGAGCCGGAGTCGGTCCAGGTCGCCACGGCGCGCGTGTTCACCGGCCGGCCGACGCCCGACAACGCCATGATGATGATCCGCTTCACCGACGGCACCCTCGGCAGCCTGTTCGCGTCGTTCTGCATCGACGACGGGATGGCCTATCCGGACATGCTCTCCATCGGCTTCGAACGCGGCACCATCGTGCGAAAAGACCTGCCCTACCGGCCCGGATCGCCCGAGCAGCGTTCGGTGCAACTCTTTACGGGGCCCCGGTCCCAGCCGACCATTCACCCGCCGGCCGTCTTCTCAAAACCCCTCGGCGCCGCCTATCAATGGGACGCGCTCTACGCCGCCCACCGCGGCGAAAGCCCGCCGGCCGAGACCCGCCCGGAAACCATCGTAAACGCCGTTCGCGTCATTCAAGCCGTCGCCCGGGCCGAACGCAGCGGGAAAACGGAGGCGGTTTGA
- a CDS encoding aromatic ring-hydroxylating dioxygenase subunit alpha has product MRESSSIPLPDFSPETLAVAPVERADTIPSSWYHHPDIHAWDRSAVFARSWQYAGHLGQLDRPGAYLTADLAGASVVLVRDADGSVKGFYNVCRHRGGPLAMEHCGHANMLQCKYHGWTYKLDGSLRGVPRFNRVDLFDKKDYGLVPVHVEAWQGLLFVHAGVPETPLPEVLAGIAERIAPMRLDALRFARRVRYEVACNWKVYVDNYLEGYHLPYVHPELCDVLDVGRYETETHPHYSLQYSPLSETTTRYGTASDSAYYYFVFPNCMLNILPGRLQMNSVLPLGPDRCVVLFDYFYADIASPEAARRIEEDVAFSDHVQQEDIEICEWVQRGLTSPAYDRGRFSVECEQGVYHFQTQLKAAYRRAAGSPA; this is encoded by the coding sequence ATGCGGGAATCGTCCTCCATCCCCCTCCCCGACTTCTCTCCCGAGACCCTCGCCGTAGCGCCGGTCGAACGGGCCGACACCATTCCGTCGAGCTGGTACCATCACCCCGATATCCATGCCTGGGACCGCTCAGCCGTCTTCGCGCGCAGCTGGCAATACGCCGGCCATCTCGGCCAGCTCGACCGCCCGGGCGCCTACCTCACGGCAGACCTCGCCGGCGCTTCCGTCGTGCTCGTTCGCGACGCCGATGGTTCGGTGAAGGGCTTCTACAACGTGTGCCGGCACCGGGGCGGGCCCCTCGCCATGGAGCACTGCGGCCATGCGAACATGCTGCAGTGCAAGTATCACGGCTGGACCTACAAGCTGGACGGGTCGCTGCGCGGCGTTCCCCGGTTCAACCGGGTCGATCTGTTTGATAAAAAAGACTACGGCCTCGTGCCCGTGCATGTCGAGGCCTGGCAGGGATTGCTGTTTGTCCACGCCGGCGTGCCGGAGACGCCGCTGCCGGAGGTCCTGGCCGGCATCGCCGAACGCATCGCGCCGATGCGGCTCGACGCCCTCCGCTTCGCCCGCCGTGTGCGCTACGAGGTCGCCTGCAACTGGAAGGTTTACGTGGACAACTACCTCGAAGGCTACCACCTCCCGTACGTCCACCCCGAGCTGTGCGACGTACTGGATGTCGGCCGCTACGAGACCGAAACGCATCCCCATTATTCGCTGCAATACAGCCCGCTGAGCGAAACGACAACCCGCTACGGGACGGCGTCCGACTCGGCCTATTATTATTTCGTCTTCCCGAACTGCATGCTCAACATTCTGCCGGGCCGGCTGCAGATGAACAGCGTCCTGCCGCTCGGTCCGGACCGCTGCGTCGTGTTGTTCGACTACTTTTATGCGGATATCGCATCGCCCGAGGCGGCCCGACGGATCGAGGAGGACGTCGCCTTCAGTGATCATGTCCAGCAGGAGGATATCGAGATCTGCGAGTGGGTGCAGCGCGGCCTGACGTCGCCGGCGTACGACCGCGGCCGGTTCTCCGTCGAGTGCGAACAGGGCGTCTACCATTTTCAGACCCAGCTCAAGGCGGCCTATCGGCGCGCGGCGGGTTCGCCGGCATGA
- a CDS encoding HDOD domain-containing protein: MNHPGRGKTTSLAHLNLRYPALPQTFLRIMELLQGGATSDVGAVCDAIQHDPGAVARVLRIANSAQQRPEDEIRSTRRAVEVLGPESVAGVILSMNMAEMRSTMDVTTTLPFLNFIRHSVATGFLARYLFLMHPDAPRDAGARQERASEAFTAGLMHDFGKLLLLYNFPEEASRFYGVMVRDFSTDYAVLEAERVLFGFSHVEAGSFLARQLRFPAVFTQVMALHHTYSDLGSMPASLRHMIYVVAAGNRAAHAMDDDAPPDALDRCFADEIWRLLVQDGAVGCSDVPALRQEIEDMRPMLTDYLDAFA; this comes from the coding sequence ATGAATCATCCCGGCCGAGGCAAAACCACGTCGCTCGCCCATCTCAACCTCCGTTATCCCGCACTGCCGCAGACGTTTTTGCGGATTATGGAGCTTCTGCAGGGTGGCGCCACGTCGGATGTCGGGGCCGTCTGCGATGCGATCCAGCACGACCCGGGTGCCGTGGCGCGCGTGCTGCGGATCGCCAATTCAGCGCAACAACGGCCCGAAGACGAGATCCGAAGCACGCGTAGAGCCGTCGAGGTCCTCGGCCCGGAGTCGGTCGCCGGCGTCATCCTCAGCATGAATATGGCGGAGATGCGTTCGACGATGGATGTCACCACGACGCTTCCGTTTCTGAACTTCATCCGGCACAGCGTGGCGACCGGGTTTCTCGCGCGCTACCTCTTTCTGATGCACCCCGACGCGCCGCGGGATGCCGGAGCGCGGCAGGAGCGCGCCAGCGAGGCGTTTACCGCCGGCCTGATGCACGACTTCGGGAAGCTGCTGCTGCTCTACAATTTCCCCGAGGAAGCGTCCCGATTCTACGGGGTGATGGTGCGCGATTTTAGCACCGACTACGCGGTGCTCGAGGCCGAACGCGTGCTTTTCGGGTTCAGCCACGTCGAAGCCGGCAGCTTCCTCGCGCGTCAGCTTCGTTTTCCGGCCGTGTTTACGCAGGTGATGGCGCTCCACCACACCTATTCCGATCTCGGATCGATGCCCGCGTCGTTGCGGCACATGATCTACGTCGTGGCCGCCGGCAACCGGGCGGCGCACGCGATGGACGACGACGCGCCGCCTGATGCGCTCGACCGCTGCTTCGCGGACGAGATCTGGCGCCTGCTGGTGCAAGATGGCGCCGTCGGATGTTCCGACGTGCCGGCGCTGCGTCAGGAGATCGAGGACATGCGGCCGATGCTGACCGATTACCTCGACGCTTTCGCCTGA
- the pgeF gene encoding peptidoglycan editing factor PgeF yields MSEPPTWLRPDIFTRAPGVAAGFSTRLGGVSAAPFGTLNLGLSTDDDRESVLENRRRLFGEVGFGLDELAITGQVHGDAVCVVDAAGLYRGFDGMVSTTPRLLLCLSAADCASVLLASADGRIVGACHAGWRGAAAGIVGKTVTRMAEQGARPGDLLAYVSPCISAERFEVGDEVADRFDDRFVIRAPGAKPHVDLKAVLLDQLVAAGVPDDAVEISPHCTHAETALFFSHRAENGVTGRMMGFIGIRG; encoded by the coding sequence ATGAGCGAACCCCCCACCTGGCTTCGGCCCGATATCTTCACCCGCGCCCCCGGCGTCGCCGCCGGCTTCAGCACACGCCTCGGCGGCGTCAGCGCGGCGCCGTTCGGGACGCTGAACCTCGGGCTCAGCACCGACGACGACCGGGAGTCCGTCCTCGAAAACCGGCGCCGGCTCTTCGGAGAGGTCGGTTTCGGGCTGGATGAGCTCGCGATCACCGGCCAGGTTCACGGCGACGCCGTGTGTGTCGTCGATGCGGCCGGCCTGTACAGGGGATTCGATGGGATGGTGAGCACGACGCCGCGGCTGCTGCTGTGCCTCAGCGCGGCGGATTGCGCTTCGGTGCTGCTGGCGTCCGCGGATGGCCGAATCGTCGGGGCCTGCCACGCCGGCTGGCGCGGCGCGGCGGCCGGCATCGTGGGGAAGACGGTGACGCGGATGGCCGAACAGGGCGCCCGGCCGGGCGATCTGCTGGCCTACGTGAGTCCCTGCATCTCGGCGGAGCGGTTCGAGGTGGGCGACGAAGTGGCCGACCGGTTCGACGATCGCTTCGTCATCCGGGCGCCCGGGGCGAAGCCGCATGTCGACCTCAAGGCCGTGCTGCTCGACCAGCTGGTGGCCGCCGGCGTGCCGGATGACGCCGTGGAAATCTCGCCGCACTGCACCCACGCGGAAACCGCGCTGTTTTTCTCGCATCGCGCCGAAAACGGCGTGACCGGACGGATGATGGGCTTTATCGGGATACGCGGATGA
- a CDS encoding cation:proton antiporter, which translates to MTEYFLLGLAAIIVLGVMAQWLSWRFKIPSILLLLIFGFLAGPVTGLLNPEELMGSLLYPFLSLAVGLILFESGLHFRMQDVRDAGNVVRHLITVGLIATWGMVAAAAFYILHMDLSMSILIGALLVVTGPSVVVPLLRHVRPLGRVGAIGKWEGMFNDPIGAILAVLVLKTVVFLNEPIVGGLEVSSMSEAFVHAGLGLLLILFVSIGVSVTSTGLLYLLLQKRLVPDYLKNAVALTVVVGAFAISEVLREESGLLTTAMLGIAIANLRFGSVPRFSHFKADVRVLLLAIVFILFGARLDITELSYINQNTLLFLAILLFAIRPLAVLISAIGSRINWRELIFLSWMAPRGIVAAALAALFSFQLEEIFPESSSGLVPVVFMVVIGTVAIYGLTATPLARLLKLAHPNPQGALFIGAQSWVRRMAKVLQEQGFKVMLIDSDPRNVAHAQQAGLDARMAHVLSKDVIDELELSEMGRMLVMTPNEEINALATLNFHEYFDSSEVYQLPVRPRDDFRQTNEYIEHIRGRQLFGDNVTFASLNTRFISGASIKTGMLSEEFTYDDFQMRYGKNAIPLFVMRPSGILHVFTADDTPEPQPGDTLIALINRVDRVAGESDGMMALTEPTPASEND; encoded by the coding sequence TTGACGGAGTACTTCCTACTGGGACTCGCGGCGATCATCGTCCTGGGCGTCATGGCGCAATGGCTGTCATGGCGGTTCAAGATACCATCGATCCTGCTGCTGTTGATCTTCGGTTTTCTGGCCGGCCCCGTGACGGGGCTCCTGAATCCCGAGGAATTGATGGGCAGCCTGCTGTACCCGTTTCTCTCGCTGGCCGTCGGGCTCATCCTGTTTGAAAGCGGCCTCCATTTCCGAATGCAGGACGTGCGCGACGCCGGCAACGTCGTCCGTCATCTGATCACGGTCGGGCTGATAGCCACGTGGGGCATGGTCGCTGCGGCAGCGTTTTACATCCTCCACATGGATCTGAGCATGTCGATCCTGATCGGCGCGCTCCTCGTCGTGACGGGGCCTTCGGTCGTGGTGCCGCTCCTCCGGCACGTCCGCCCGCTCGGCCGCGTCGGCGCGATCGGGAAGTGGGAGGGGATGTTCAACGACCCCATCGGCGCCATCCTGGCGGTGCTGGTGCTCAAGACGGTCGTCTTCCTCAACGAACCGATCGTCGGCGGCCTGGAAGTCAGCAGCATGAGCGAGGCGTTTGTCCACGCCGGCCTGGGGCTGCTGCTCATCCTGTTCGTGAGCATCGGCGTCAGCGTGACCAGCACCGGGCTGCTGTATCTCCTGCTCCAGAAGCGCCTCGTGCCGGACTATCTCAAAAACGCGGTGGCCCTGACCGTCGTCGTGGGCGCCTTCGCGATATCGGAAGTGCTGCGCGAGGAGTCGGGACTGCTGACCACGGCGATGCTCGGTATCGCGATCGCCAACCTGCGGTTCGGTTCGGTGCCGCGGTTCTCGCATTTCAAGGCCGACGTGCGCGTGCTGCTGCTCGCGATCGTCTTCATCCTGTTTGGCGCCCGCCTGGACATCACGGAGCTGAGCTACATCAACCAGAACACGCTCCTCTTTCTGGCGATTCTCCTCTTCGCGATCCGGCCGCTGGCCGTGCTGATATCGGCCATCGGGTCGCGGATCAACTGGCGGGAGCTGATTTTTCTGTCGTGGATGGCCCCGCGCGGGATCGTGGCGGCGGCGCTGGCCGCGCTGTTCAGCTTCCAGCTCGAAGAGATCTTCCCCGAATCGAGCAGCGGCCTGGTGCCGGTCGTGTTCATGGTCGTGATCGGGACAGTGGCCATCTACGGGCTGACGGCCACGCCCCTGGCGCGGTTGCTCAAGCTGGCGCATCCCAACCCGCAGGGCGCCCTGTTCATCGGCGCCCAGTCGTGGGTGCGGCGCATGGCCAAGGTGCTGCAGGAACAGGGGTTCAAGGTGATGCTCATCGATTCCGACCCCCGCAACGTGGCGCATGCCCAGCAGGCCGGCCTCGACGCCCGCATGGCCCACGTCCTCTCGAAGGACGTGATCGACGAACTCGAACTCAGCGAAATGGGCCGCATGCTGGTGATGACGCCCAACGAAGAGATCAATGCGCTGGCGACGCTCAACTTCCACGAGTACTTCGACTCCTCCGAGGTCTATCAGCTTCCCGTGCGGCCTCGCGACGATTTTCGCCAGACGAACGAATACATCGAACACATCCGGGGCCGCCAGCTTTTCGGCGACAACGTCACCTTCGCCTCGCTCAACACCCGGTTCATCAGCGGCGCGTCGATCAAGACGGGGATGTTGTCCGAGGAATTCACGTACGACGACTTCCAGATGCGCTACGGCAAAAACGCGATCCCGCTGTTCGTGATGCGGCCCTCGGGCATCCTGCATGTGTTCACGGCCGACGACACCCCGGAGCCGCAACCCGGCGACACCCTGATCGCGTTGATCAACCGCGTCGATCGCGTAGCCGGCGAGTCCGATGGCATGATGGCGCTGACCGAGCCGACGCCGGCGTCGGAGAACGACTGA
- the aroE gene encoding shikimate dehydrogenase, which yields MHADSPSSDRIDARTRLVTLLGYPLSHSLSPIIHNAAFRAQGVPMVYLCMPVPPDDLADALTGLQALRFVGSNVTIPHKQAMYGRVDTLSDRARAVGAVNTVVCRPGSDGARPSLHGDNTDIVGFLAPLAPYFDRLRGESMLVFGAGGSARAVVYALLSALEPARLWIAARNTARAEALATAFAGYDRRGGLSVCAMDDAPAVRASRLLVNTTPLGMQPNTEATPWPAGGFSPEQIGYDLVYNPRETRFLADVAASGALAIGGLDMLIEQAAASYVQWTGVEMPREVVRQALALHLPA from the coding sequence ATGCACGCCGACTCCCCGTCCTCCGACCGGATCGATGCGCGGACGCGGCTCGTCACGCTGCTGGGGTATCCGCTCTCGCATTCACTTTCCCCGATCATCCATAACGCCGCGTTCCGGGCGCAGGGCGTGCCGATGGTCTATCTCTGCATGCCGGTGCCACCCGATGACCTGGCCGACGCGCTGACGGGCTTGCAGGCGCTGCGTTTCGTGGGCTCCAACGTCACCATCCCCCATAAACAGGCCATGTACGGGCGGGTCGACACGCTGTCGGACCGCGCCCGCGCGGTCGGAGCGGTCAACACCGTCGTCTGCCGGCCCGGCTCCGACGGCGCCAGGCCCTCGCTCCACGGCGACAACACGGACATCGTCGGCTTTCTGGCCCCGCTCGCGCCCTATTTCGACCGCCTCCGGGGGGAATCCATGCTCGTCTTCGGCGCCGGCGGCTCGGCGCGCGCCGTCGTCTACGCCCTGCTGAGCGCCCTGGAGCCGGCGCGCCTCTGGATCGCGGCCCGCAACACGGCCCGGGCGGAAGCGCTGGCGACCGCGTTCGCCGGCTACGACCGACGCGGCGGCCTGTCCGTCTGCGCCATGGACGACGCGCCGGCGGTGCGCGCCAGCCGGCTGCTGGTGAACACCACGCCCCTGGGCATGCAACCGAACACGGAGGCCACGCCGTGGCCGGCCGGCGGCTTCAGCCCGGAGCAGATCGGCTACGACCTGGTGTACAACCCGCGCGAAACGCGCTTCCTGGCCGATGTCGCCGCGAGCGGCGCGCTGGCCATCGGCGGCCTCGACATGTTGATCGAACAGGCAGCCGCCTCCTACGTGCAGTGGACGGGCGTCGAGATGCCCCGCGAGGTGGTTCGTCAGGCCCTGGCGCTGCATCTGCCGGCTTAA